One window of the Actinomyces wuliandei genome contains the following:
- the hpf gene encoding ribosome hibernation-promoting factor, HPF/YfiA family, whose protein sequence is MDITVVGRNAEISPRLRGYVEDKVVKAEQYDPRVQRVEVEVTHERNPRQADTAERVEITVISKGPVIRAEASSSDRFAAFDIAMGKLTERLRRARDRKKDHRRYPVSAALQEPEAPHTLTDEAPDTDDAPIEDSPSAPTEHGVAVESQLGDSPVIVRQKLHEAREMSVDEALYQMELVGHPFYLFVESSSKQPCAVYHRHGWTYGVIRLDARVQQTG, encoded by the coding sequence ATGGACATCACCGTCGTCGGTCGCAACGCCGAGATCAGCCCTCGGCTCCGTGGCTACGTCGAGGACAAGGTCGTCAAGGCCGAGCAGTACGACCCCCGTGTCCAGCGCGTCGAGGTCGAGGTGACCCACGAGCGCAACCCACGCCAGGCCGACACCGCCGAGCGCGTCGAGATCACCGTCATCTCCAAGGGCCCTGTCATCCGGGCCGAGGCCTCCTCCTCCGACCGGTTTGCCGCCTTCGACATCGCCATGGGCAAGCTCACCGAGCGCCTGCGCCGTGCCCGGGACCGCAAGAAGGACCACCGTCGCTACCCGGTCTCCGCTGCCCTGCAGGAGCCAGAGGCTCCCCACACTCTGACGGACGAGGCTCCCGACACCGACGACGCCCCCATTGAGGACTCCCCCTCCGCCCCGACCGAGCACGGCGTGGCCGTCGAGTCCCAGCTGGGGGACTCACCAGTCATCGTGCGCCAGAAGCTGCACGAGGCCCGTGAGATGAGCGTGGACGAGGCGCTCTACCAGATGGAGCTGGTGGGCCACCCCTTCTACCTCTTCGTCGAGTCCTCCAGCAAGCAGCCCTGCGCCGTCTACCACCGGCACGGCTGGACCTACGGGGTCATCCGCCTGGACGCCCGCGTCCAGCAGACAGGCTGA
- the secA gene encoding preprotein translocase subunit SecA, with the protein MSIVDRILRIGEGRTLKRLNTIATQVEALADAFAEFSDTELRETTDELRGRYEDGESLDALLPEAFAVVVEAADRVLGMRPYHVQIMGGAALHLGNIAEMKTGEGKTLVATMPSYLRALTGKGVHVVTVNDYLAEYQSDLMGRVHRFLGLTTGCILVGQTPAERRRQYAMDITYGTNNEFGFDYLRDNMAQRPEDLVQRGHAFVIVDEVDSILIDEARTPLIISGPASGDVNKWYKEFARLAQRLRVDKDYEVDEKKRTVGVLASGIERVEDYLGIDNLYESENTPLIGFLNNAIKAKELFARDKDYIVRDGEVLIVDEHTGRVLPGRRYNEGMHQAIEAKEQVEIKAENQTLATITLQNYFRLYPEGSRSGMTGTAETEAAEFAGTYKMGVVPIPTNKPMIRVDQPDLVYTNVASKLAAVVDDIAERHEAGQPVLVGTTSVEKSELLSGMLDRRGIPHEVLNAKQHAREAAVVALAGRKGAVTVATNMAGRGTDIMLGGNAEHIAVTALKEAGLDPEEDAEAYEKAWPQALASAKEACAAEHDEVVGLGGLYVLGTERHESRRIDNQLRGRSGRQGDPGESRFYLSMEDDLMRMFASGLAQRIMASGAYPDDVPLESKMVTRGIANAQRQVESRNYEIRKNVLKYDDVMTEQREKVYSERRRVLDGEDLEPQLEAFRKQAVDNIVSARTAEGRPDQWDLDSLWNDLGHLYPVGLSKEEVVEALGGPDALSADRLIEEMSEDVAVAYEEAEARLAANTVAQAQLGEAPMRALERRILLAVVDKRWREHLYEMDYLKEGIGLRAMAQRDPLVEYANEGARMFKAMMEGIREETVEQVFANVARFDEAAERAAADGTQEAAQAAAGRADATSVSGVRVGGAGRGTVLGDTGRAPLSASSQAISYSGPGEDGEVSSRSGTAAASGSVGVPGRPRGAKLAAAARGTAPVPAGRQGGQAGGQPANRAQRRQAARKSGRKRRR; encoded by the coding sequence GTGTCGATCGTCGACCGGATCCTTCGCATCGGTGAGGGGCGCACCCTCAAGAGGCTGAACACGATTGCGACCCAGGTCGAGGCCCTGGCTGACGCCTTCGCGGAGTTCAGTGACACCGAGCTGCGCGAGACCACCGACGAGCTCCGGGGGCGCTATGAGGACGGCGAGTCCCTGGACGCCCTGCTGCCTGAGGCCTTCGCCGTGGTGGTGGAGGCGGCGGACCGCGTCCTGGGGATGAGGCCCTACCATGTCCAGATCATGGGCGGAGCGGCTCTCCACCTGGGCAACATCGCTGAGATGAAGACCGGTGAGGGCAAGACCCTGGTGGCTACTATGCCCTCCTACCTGCGGGCGCTGACCGGCAAGGGCGTGCACGTGGTGACCGTCAACGACTACCTGGCGGAGTACCAGTCCGACCTCATGGGCCGTGTTCACCGGTTCCTGGGGCTGACCACGGGGTGCATCCTGGTGGGGCAGACCCCCGCCGAGCGTCGTAGGCAGTACGCCATGGACATCACCTACGGCACCAACAACGAGTTCGGCTTCGACTACCTGCGTGACAACATGGCCCAGCGGCCCGAGGACCTCGTCCAGCGTGGCCACGCCTTCGTCATCGTTGACGAGGTGGACTCGATCCTTATCGACGAGGCGCGTACGCCGCTTATCATCTCCGGTCCCGCCAGCGGTGACGTCAACAAGTGGTACAAGGAGTTCGCCCGCCTGGCGCAGCGCCTTCGTGTGGACAAGGACTACGAGGTCGACGAGAAGAAGCGCACCGTGGGCGTGCTGGCCTCCGGTATCGAGCGTGTCGAGGACTACCTGGGGATCGACAACCTCTACGAGTCGGAGAACACCCCGCTGATCGGCTTCCTCAACAACGCCATCAAGGCCAAGGAGCTCTTTGCCCGGGACAAGGACTACATCGTGCGCGACGGTGAGGTCCTCATTGTCGACGAGCACACCGGGCGCGTGCTGCCGGGGCGGCGCTACAACGAGGGAATGCACCAGGCTATTGAGGCCAAGGAGCAGGTGGAGATCAAGGCGGAGAACCAGACCCTGGCCACCATCACCCTGCAGAACTATTTCCGCCTCTACCCTGAGGGGTCGCGCTCGGGCATGACCGGTACGGCGGAGACCGAGGCGGCAGAGTTCGCCGGCACCTACAAGATGGGTGTCGTCCCGATCCCTACCAACAAGCCCATGATCCGCGTGGACCAGCCGGACCTGGTCTACACCAACGTGGCCTCCAAGCTGGCGGCGGTCGTGGACGACATCGCCGAGCGGCACGAGGCAGGTCAGCCGGTTCTGGTGGGGACCACCAGCGTGGAGAAGTCCGAGCTGCTCTCCGGGATGCTGGACAGGCGCGGCATTCCCCACGAGGTGCTCAACGCCAAGCAGCACGCCCGTGAGGCGGCGGTCGTGGCCCTGGCCGGACGCAAGGGGGCGGTGACCGTGGCCACTAACATGGCTGGTCGCGGGACGGACATCATGCTGGGCGGCAACGCCGAGCACATTGCCGTGACCGCCCTGAAGGAGGCGGGCCTGGACCCCGAGGAGGACGCCGAGGCCTACGAGAAGGCCTGGCCCCAGGCCCTGGCCTCAGCCAAGGAGGCTTGTGCCGCGGAGCACGACGAGGTCGTGGGGCTGGGTGGCCTGTACGTGCTGGGGACGGAGCGCCACGAGTCCCGTCGTATCGACAACCAGCTGCGAGGCCGCTCCGGGCGCCAGGGGGACCCGGGGGAGTCCCGCTTCTACCTGTCCATGGAGGACGACCTCATGCGTATGTTCGCCTCAGGGCTGGCCCAGCGCATCATGGCCTCGGGTGCCTACCCTGACGACGTGCCTCTGGAGTCGAAGATGGTCACCCGTGGTATCGCCAACGCCCAGAGGCAGGTGGAGTCCCGTAACTACGAGATCCGCAAGAACGTCCTGAAGTACGACGACGTCATGACCGAGCAGCGTGAGAAGGTCTACTCCGAACGACGCCGCGTCCTTGACGGGGAGGACTTGGAGCCTCAGCTGGAGGCCTTCCGGAAGCAGGCTGTGGACAACATCGTCTCCGCGCGGACAGCCGAGGGGCGGCCTGACCAGTGGGACCTTGACTCGTTGTGGAACGACCTGGGCCACCTCTACCCTGTGGGGCTGAGCAAGGAGGAGGTGGTCGAGGCCCTGGGCGGGCCCGACGCGCTGAGTGCGGACAGGCTCATTGAGGAGATGAGCGAGGACGTGGCCGTCGCCTATGAGGAGGCGGAGGCGCGGCTGGCTGCCAACACCGTGGCCCAGGCGCAGCTGGGTGAGGCGCCCATGCGCGCGCTGGAGCGTCGGATCCTCCTGGCGGTGGTGGACAAGCGCTGGCGTGAGCACCTCTACGAGATGGACTATCTCAAGGAAGGGATCGGGCTGCGCGCCATGGCTCAGCGCGACCCCCTGGTGGAGTACGCCAACGAGGGCGCGCGCATGTTCAAGGCGATGATGGAGGGGATCCGCGAGGAGACCGTGGAGCAGGTCTTTGCCAACGTGGCCCGGTTTGACGAGGCTGCTGAGCGCGCCGCTGCTGACGGGACGCAGGAGGCGGCCCAGGCGGCCGCAGGCCGGGCTGACGCGACCTCCGTGTCGGGTGTCCGCGTGGGAGGGGCTGGGCGGGGCACGGTCCTGGGTGACACCGGCCGGGCACCTCTGAGCGCCTCCAGCCAGGCGATCAGCTACTCCGGTCCCGGTGAGGACGGTGAGGTCTCCTCCCGCTCAGGGACAGCTGCGGCCTCAGGGTCGGTGGGCGTGCCGGGCAGGCCCCGGGGGGCCAAGCTGGCTGCCGCGGCCCGAGGCACCGCCCCTGTCCCCGCCGGCCGCCAGGGCGGCCAGGCTGGGGGTCAGCCGGCCAACCGCGCCCAGCGGCGCCAGGCCGCCAGGAAGAGCGGCAGGAAGCGGCGGCGCTGA
- a CDS encoding DUF4350 domain-containing protein, whose amino-acid sequence MTTVTSRETHVEDVGARLRQWRPLVLAASLLLVITLVVTWLRPSQSEVSRAPDNPGAEGAMALAELLRAEGIEVARAGTLPQALEEVRDGATAVVASPGRLTTTQRESLAQAGGDIVVIGDLGDSLEGLTSARTDTSSSATSVLTAQCGEEDAVAAGSLAGSAASIDLSESPQATGCFPLAQDRFAYATEPLPSGGTLRLVADGSLVTNAHLPEAGHAALAVRAAGRHEHVTWIDDRTATSPGAWDSPALPPWLPLLTLDLVLVTVVLALVRGRRLGAVITEDLPVVVSSTETTLARGRLYRRAADRQRAAEALRAGTARRLGRTLQVPPEAGREHLLDALERLAGTDRRRAVVLLYGPVPPNDKALASLAIRLDHLESEVRST is encoded by the coding sequence ATGACCACTGTCACCTCCCGGGAGACCCATGTCGAGGACGTCGGCGCCAGGCTGCGGCAGTGGCGCCCCCTCGTCCTGGCAGCCAGTCTGCTCCTGGTCATCACGCTGGTCGTCACCTGGCTGCGCCCCTCCCAGTCCGAGGTCTCCCGCGCACCGGACAACCCCGGGGCAGAGGGGGCCATGGCTCTGGCTGAGCTCCTCCGCGCCGAGGGGATCGAGGTCGCCAGGGCGGGCACGCTCCCCCAGGCCCTGGAGGAGGTTCGCGACGGGGCCACCGCTGTCGTGGCCAGCCCAGGAAGGCTGACCACGACCCAGCGCGAGTCCCTGGCGCAGGCGGGAGGAGACATCGTCGTCATCGGCGACCTGGGGGACAGCCTTGAGGGACTGACCAGCGCCCGCACCGACACCTCCTCGTCCGCGACGTCCGTCCTGACTGCGCAGTGCGGGGAGGAGGACGCTGTCGCCGCCGGGTCCCTGGCCGGGTCTGCCGCCTCCATCGACCTGTCCGAGTCTCCGCAGGCCACCGGCTGCTTCCCCCTGGCTCAGGACCGGTTCGCCTACGCGACCGAGCCGCTGCCCAGCGGGGGGACGCTACGCCTGGTCGCCGACGGGTCCCTGGTGACCAACGCCCACCTGCCCGAGGCCGGGCACGCCGCCCTGGCGGTGCGCGCTGCGGGCCGTCACGAGCACGTCACCTGGATCGATGACCGGACCGCCACCTCCCCGGGGGCCTGGGACTCGCCCGCCCTTCCCCCCTGGCTGCCTCTCCTCACGCTGGACCTCGTCCTGGTCACGGTGGTGCTGGCGCTGGTGCGGGGACGACGTCTGGGCGCCGTCATCACCGAGGACCTGCCGGTCGTGGTCTCCTCCACTGAGACCACCCTGGCCCGGGGGCGCCTCTACCGGCGCGCGGCAGACCGGCAGCGGGCCGCCGAGGCCCTGCGAGCGGGCACGGCGAGACGCCTGGGGCGCACCCTTCAGGTGCCTCCGGAGGCAGGGCGGGAGCACCTGCTGGACGCGCTGGAGAGGCTGGCTGGTACTGACCGCCGACGGGCGGTTGTGCTGCTCTACGGTCCCGTGCCCCCCAATGACAAGGCCCTGGCCTCCCTGGCCATACGGCTTGACCACCTTGAGAGCGAGGTTCGTTCCACATGA
- a CDS encoding GerMN domain-containing protein, whose amino-acid sequence MGAVSDRRPARRQLLQLGSVSAVSAAAALLGSCTALPTSGEVHESDVAARDSSTLIQSAPGPAQDATPEEIVRGFLRAAVAGFSDDFDTAREFLSHAAAEQWRPLEVVEIYSGSTERQITVASDGSVTVTAGSYGRLGSNGVMTPAQQGALYEGAYSLAKNSTGQWRIVQLPDGILLPYGRLTQHFASHSLCFLSGDRSRFVPELRWFPRTSLARSLVEGLIGGPSPWLASATTTLVPRSAGLTDEGVSVEDQVATVHLTAESDPGSSQGRRLLVAQVEQTLTAVGEISEVQVLAGTTSLGEAQDLPALVPDVGGVVGMSGGAVVRGTGTTRSTLATAQALGVDDARWPSLGADGNVYALSDSSLLCLPRGRSTASVILSVGDPSAGAGGLGAPVADRHGWVWLLAEGHLTAVDAEGQRAALEDSWVHGQELVAFDLSVESERLALRRSDATVVLAAVLRDDSGTPVGLGDPLELPPAGGGASSGMAWCSPTAVSFLVAADEEGGVPQVRLAQVGGSVTTMVGVSGVVSVIADRSEETVLLADDRGQTWQRRGATWRVLTEEVTDLAYALP is encoded by the coding sequence ATGGGTGCAGTCTCGGACCGGAGGCCTGCACGACGCCAGCTGCTTCAGCTTGGCAGTGTCTCTGCAGTCTCTGCCGCAGCGGCGCTGCTGGGCTCGTGCACCGCGCTGCCCACCTCCGGGGAGGTCCACGAGTCCGACGTCGCCGCCCGGGACTCCAGCACCCTGATCCAGAGTGCTCCCGGGCCGGCCCAGGACGCCACCCCGGAGGAGATCGTCCGCGGCTTCCTCCGCGCTGCCGTTGCCGGCTTCTCTGACGACTTCGACACGGCGCGCGAGTTCCTGTCCCATGCAGCGGCAGAGCAGTGGAGGCCCTTGGAGGTCGTCGAGATCTACTCAGGCTCCACCGAACGCCAGATCACTGTCGCCAGTGACGGCTCAGTGACGGTGACTGCTGGCAGCTACGGCCGTCTCGGCTCCAACGGTGTCATGACTCCGGCGCAGCAGGGCGCCCTCTACGAGGGCGCCTACTCCCTGGCGAAGAACTCGACGGGGCAGTGGCGTATCGTCCAGCTGCCTGACGGGATCCTCCTGCCCTACGGCCGTCTGACCCAGCACTTCGCCTCCCACAGCCTGTGCTTCCTGTCCGGGGACCGCAGCCGTTTTGTCCCTGAGCTGCGCTGGTTCCCTCGCACGAGCCTGGCCCGCTCGCTGGTGGAGGGTCTTATCGGTGGGCCCTCGCCGTGGCTCGCCTCCGCCACCACGACCCTGGTCCCCCGCAGCGCGGGCCTGACGGACGAGGGGGTCAGCGTCGAGGACCAGGTTGCCACTGTCCACCTGACAGCGGAGTCCGACCCGGGGTCGTCGCAGGGCCGCAGGCTCCTGGTAGCCCAGGTCGAGCAGACGCTGACTGCTGTCGGCGAGATCAGCGAGGTCCAGGTGCTGGCGGGTACCACCAGTCTCGGGGAGGCGCAGGACCTGCCTGCGCTGGTGCCCGACGTGGGCGGTGTCGTCGGCATGTCCGGCGGGGCTGTGGTCAGGGGGACCGGGACGACCCGCTCCACCCTGGCTACCGCCCAGGCACTGGGGGTGGATGACGCCCGGTGGCCTAGCCTGGGTGCCGACGGAAACGTCTATGCACTGTCTGACTCCAGCCTGCTGTGCCTGCCGCGAGGTCGGAGCACGGCCAGTGTGATCCTCTCCGTGGGGGACCCCTCAGCGGGGGCCGGGGGGCTTGGCGCGCCGGTGGCTGACCGGCACGGCTGGGTCTGGCTGCTTGCTGAGGGGCACCTGACCGCAGTTGACGCCGAGGGGCAGCGCGCAGCGCTGGAGGACTCCTGGGTCCATGGGCAGGAGCTGGTCGCCTTCGACCTGTCCGTGGAGTCGGAGCGCCTCGCCCTGCGCCGCTCGGACGCAACGGTGGTGCTGGCGGCTGTCCTCCGCGATGACAGCGGCACTCCGGTGGGTCTGGGAGACCCTCTTGAGCTTCCCCCTGCCGGGGGAGGCGCGAGCTCAGGAATGGCCTGGTGCTCTCCCACTGCTGTCAGCTTCCTGGTCGCGGCCGATGAGGAGGGGGGTGTCCCGCAGGTCCGGCTGGCCCAGGTCGGAGGCTCGGTGACGACGATGGTCGGCGTCAGCGGCGTCGTGTCGGTCATCGCTGACCGCTCCGAGGAGACGGTTCTACTTGCTGACGACAGGGGGCAGACCTGGCAGAGGCGCGGCGCGACCTGGCGTGTGCTCACGGAGGAGGTGACAGACCTGGCCTACGCGCTGCCCTGA
- the mtrA gene encoding MtrAB system response regulator MtrA, whose amino-acid sequence MSTRILVVDDDASLAEMIGIMLESENYTPTLCHDGAKAMDAFRESSPDLVLLDLMLPGLDGVEICRLIRAESDVPIIMLTARTDTQDVVAGLEAGADDYVTKPFKSKELLARVSTRLRRTNPGAAEHVRAGDLDIDVAGHQVNRGSTTIALTPLEFELLVTLARSPWKVFTREELLSQVWGYQHPADTRLVNVHVQRLRAKIEKDPERPSIVVTVRGVGYRVGETA is encoded by the coding sequence ATGAGCACGCGCATTCTAGTAGTTGACGATGATGCCTCCCTTGCCGAGATGATCGGCATCATGCTGGAGTCGGAGAACTACACGCCCACTCTCTGCCACGACGGGGCCAAGGCTATGGACGCTTTTCGGGAGTCCAGCCCCGACCTGGTGCTTCTTGACCTCATGCTTCCCGGGCTTGACGGTGTTGAGATCTGTCGGCTGATCCGGGCCGAGTCCGACGTCCCCATCATCATGCTGACCGCGCGTACAGATACGCAGGACGTTGTTGCCGGGCTTGAGGCCGGGGCCGACGACTACGTCACCAAGCCCTTCAAGTCCAAGGAGCTGCTGGCCCGTGTCTCGACACGCCTTCGCCGTACCAACCCCGGCGCTGCTGAGCACGTGCGTGCCGGGGACCTCGATATCGACGTCGCTGGTCACCAGGTCAACCGGGGCAGCACCACTATCGCCCTGACGCCCCTGGAGTTCGAGCTGCTGGTGACGCTGGCCCGCTCGCCGTGGAAGGTCTTCACCCGCGAGGAGCTGCTCAGCCAGGTGTGGGGTTACCAGCACCCGGCGGACACCCGGCTGGTCAACGTCCACGTCCAGCGTCTGCGGGCCAAGATCGAGAAGGACCCGGAGCGCCCCTCTATCGTCGTGACTGTGCGGGGGGTGGGCTACCGGGTCGGCGAGACCGCGTGA
- a CDS encoding DUF4129 domain-containing protein, whose protein sequence is MPPPYLPGGSTTVPAPPARWSPAAALAAGQAVASGAPATPDAEEARRAAQEELSRRVYNDHPGLAERLWTWVSTRLDVTAVVPGAPSWVSVAVVVLCATAAACSLLLLLRRVAVVRRVHGLDAVLADDRDSAALAQAADQAAAQADYATAVVERFRAVVRCLSEVGMIEEYPGMTAAEAARAASTSLDRLGRHPAGGADANRLHKAARLFDGVFYGHISPTSSQDAWMQQLAADVAELAGSTRTRTASLVREES, encoded by the coding sequence GTGCCACCACCGTACCTGCCCGGGGGCTCCACCACCGTCCCGGCTCCCCCGGCCCGCTGGTCCCCAGCGGCAGCCCTCGCCGCAGGCCAGGCCGTCGCGAGCGGGGCGCCGGCGACACCGGACGCCGAGGAGGCCCGGCGGGCCGCCCAGGAGGAACTGTCCCGCCGGGTCTACAACGACCACCCAGGTCTTGCTGAGAGGCTGTGGACATGGGTGAGCACCCGCCTGGACGTGACGGCAGTGGTGCCCGGGGCACCCTCGTGGGTGTCAGTGGCTGTCGTCGTGCTGTGCGCTACAGCTGCCGCCTGCTCCCTGCTGCTTCTCCTGCGCCGCGTCGCCGTGGTACGCCGGGTCCACGGGCTGGACGCTGTCCTCGCCGACGACCGGGACTCAGCCGCCCTGGCCCAGGCCGCTGACCAGGCTGCCGCACAGGCCGACTACGCTACCGCCGTCGTCGAGCGGTTCCGTGCCGTGGTCCGCTGCCTGAGCGAGGTCGGCATGATCGAGGAGTACCCGGGAATGACGGCGGCCGAGGCCGCTCGTGCAGCGAGCACCTCCCTGGACAGGCTGGGCAGGCACCCGGCAGGCGGAGCAGACGCCAACCGTCTGCACAAGGCAGCCAGGCTCTTCGACGGCGTGTTCTACGGCCACATCAGCCCCACTTCCAGCCAGGACGCCTGGATGCAGCAGCTGGCGGCCGACGTGGCAGAGCTGGCCGGCAGCACACGGACGCGCACAGCCTCTCTGGTGAGGGAGGAGTCATGA
- the mtrB gene encoding MtrAB system histidine kinase MtrB — protein MNPARPQADDIQERTNRTVPLPGFLRRSLELRMVFAASLIGLLLIILLLSFVTDRIRSEVFEDQRSTILADAGQRALAAQVEFDSATAVTVDEVSAAAEEQVNDVNDSFAASGGVGVIMRRSAAETSPTVINDLETDTRLASLVSPQMEAAVEEGGVSAQYWQSVAVPDNQGGTDPGIIVGTRVSLPLAGDYDLYLVYSLAGEQRVISLASRNITIGGLGFLVMLILVVWAITRWVISPVRHTARAAERLASGELSERLNVQGEDEIATLARSFNHMATSLEDQIERLEALSKVQRLFVSDVSHELRTPLASIRLATEQIEDARTEISDPFVLRSVEVLSQSVERFEKMLTDLLDISRIDSGNVKLRLEEVDLAQVIDSVVETTRFHFDATGTELRLHLPQEAATAEVDVTRVERIIRNLVVNALEHGEGKPLDLTLAVDDEAVAVRVRDHGIGMSPDVVAKVFDRFYRADPSRQRSLGGTGLGLSISMEDAILHGGRLSAWGWPADGSSFLLVLPRHQGEDGGPGRLSGSGPLDLVPDDAPQVSRAGSTDASADAGTTSLVSPLGPAPATRRTRPVVVLGDIPLAGEVPAASDPGATGRVVVVLPGEEASQPTPDEAAEGTGR, from the coding sequence ATGAACCCTGCCCGTCCCCAGGCTGACGACATCCAGGAACGGACGAACCGCACTGTACCTCTGCCAGGCTTTCTTCGTCGCAGCCTGGAGCTGCGGATGGTCTTCGCCGCCAGCCTCATCGGCCTCCTCCTGATTATCCTGCTGCTGTCGTTCGTGACTGACAGGATCCGCTCGGAGGTGTTCGAGGACCAGCGCAGCACGATCCTGGCTGACGCTGGGCAGCGGGCTCTGGCCGCCCAGGTCGAGTTCGACTCTGCCACCGCCGTGACCGTCGACGAGGTCTCGGCGGCAGCGGAGGAGCAGGTCAATGACGTCAACGACTCCTTTGCCGCCTCCGGTGGTGTCGGCGTCATCATGAGGCGCAGTGCGGCTGAGACCTCGCCCACGGTCATCAACGACCTGGAGACTGACACCCGGCTCGCCTCACTGGTGTCTCCCCAGATGGAGGCGGCGGTGGAGGAGGGTGGTGTGAGCGCCCAGTACTGGCAGTCGGTAGCCGTCCCCGACAACCAGGGAGGCACGGACCCGGGGATCATCGTGGGGACGCGGGTGAGCCTGCCCCTGGCTGGCGACTACGACCTGTACCTGGTCTACAGCCTGGCGGGAGAGCAGCGGGTGATCTCGCTGGCCTCAAGGAACATCACGATCGGCGGCCTGGGGTTCCTGGTCATGCTCATCCTGGTGGTGTGGGCCATTACCCGCTGGGTCATCAGCCCGGTGCGCCACACTGCCCGCGCGGCCGAGCGCCTGGCCTCGGGGGAGCTCAGCGAGCGTCTCAACGTCCAGGGGGAGGACGAGATCGCCACCCTCGCCCGGTCCTTCAACCACATGGCGACCTCTCTGGAGGACCAGATCGAGCGCCTAGAGGCTCTGTCCAAGGTCCAGCGGCTCTTCGTCTCCGACGTCTCTCACGAGCTGCGCACACCTCTGGCCTCGATCCGTCTGGCCACCGAGCAGATTGAGGACGCCCGCACGGAGATCTCCGACCCGTTCGTGCTGCGCAGTGTGGAGGTGCTGTCGCAGTCTGTGGAGCGCTTCGAGAAGATGCTGACAGACTTGCTGGACATTTCTCGTATCGACTCCGGCAACGTCAAACTACGCCTTGAGGAGGTAGACCTGGCCCAGGTGATTGACTCGGTCGTGGAGACGACAAGGTTCCACTTTGACGCCACTGGCACTGAGCTGCGGCTCCATCTGCCTCAGGAGGCTGCCACGGCTGAGGTTGACGTAACACGCGTGGAGCGCATAATCCGCAACCTTGTGGTCAACGCCCTGGAGCACGGTGAGGGTAAGCCCTTAGACCTGACTCTGGCGGTGGATGACGAGGCTGTCGCTGTCCGGGTCCGTGACCACGGAATCGGGATGAGCCCGGACGTGGTGGCCAAGGTGTTTGACCGCTTCTATCGTGCCGACCCCTCGCGGCAACGCAGCCTGGGCGGGACTGGGCTGGGCCTGTCTATCTCCATGGAGGACGCGATCCTCCACGGGGGACGCCTGTCAGCCTGGGGCTGGCCCGCCGACGGCTCGTCCTTCCTGCTGGTGCTGCCCCGTCACCAGGGGGAGGACGGTGGGCCCGGCAGGCTCAGCGGCAGCGGTCCTCTGGACCTGGTCCCTGACGACGCCCCGCAGGTCTCCCGGGCGGGCTCGACGGACGCCTCTGCTGACGCCGGAACCACCTCCCTGGTCTCGCCCCTGGGGCCCGCGCCCGCGACCAGGCGTACACGCCCGGTCGTCGTCCTGGGTGACATCCCGCTGGCGGGGGAGGTTCCTGCTGCCTCTGACCCTGGCGCCACCGGACGCGTGGTGGTCGTCCTTCCCGGGGAGGAGGCCTCGCAGCCGACCCCCGACGAGGCCGCTGAGGGGACGGGGCGCTGA
- a CDS encoding ComF family protein, with product MTATTADPVPAPPGRPRSLATPCALSPGRRAAALTRLTRWVRTGLDLGLPTTCAGCGRWETRLCQQCHDLLTAEPTQVNHADAAGDLTVMTACRYTGPVRSLVLGWKSGSREDLDDHMGEVGYRLGQTWASSRPCASPAGAASSPLLVVPAPSGARRRLRGRLVAAVLADHVALGVTARLAQERRPRAVLSADVLRRRRAPASRQAGLSSRQRRANRATPPRLLADVQGLPVLLVDDVVTTGATLGACAAALQEAGAHVLGAVTLAAAQRPERGPTRVPGAPPGCPPQAISRHPAHPNTA from the coding sequence GTGACCGCTACGACCGCCGATCCCGTCCCCGCCCCGCCCGGACGCCCCCGCAGCCTGGCGACACCGTGCGCGCTGTCGCCAGGACGGCGGGCAGCAGCACTCACCCGGCTCACGCGGTGGGTGCGCACAGGCCTGGACCTGGGCCTGCCGACAACCTGTGCCGGGTGCGGACGCTGGGAGACCAGGCTGTGCCAGCAGTGCCACGACCTGCTCACGGCCGAGCCCACCCAGGTCAACCACGCCGACGCCGCAGGCGACCTCACGGTCATGACCGCCTGCCGCTACACCGGCCCCGTCCGCTCACTGGTCCTGGGGTGGAAGAGCGGGTCACGCGAGGACCTTGACGACCACATGGGCGAGGTCGGGTACCGGCTGGGACAGACCTGGGCCTCCTCCCGCCCCTGCGCGTCCCCGGCTGGAGCAGCCTCCTCGCCCCTGCTGGTCGTGCCTGCCCCTTCCGGGGCGCGGCGCAGGCTTCGCGGCAGACTCGTGGCTGCGGTGCTCGCCGACCACGTGGCACTCGGTGTCACGGCCCGGCTGGCGCAGGAGCGCCGGCCCCGGGCCGTCCTCAGCGCCGACGTGCTGCGTCGTCGACGGGCGCCGGCATCCCGCCAGGCGGGACTGTCCTCACGGCAGCGCCGGGCCAACCGCGCCACACCACCTCGTCTCCTGGCGGACGTCCAGGGACTGCCCGTCCTCCTGGTCGACGACGTCGTCACCACCGGGGCCACGCTGGGCGCGTGCGCAGCAGCACTGCAGGAGGCCGGAGCCCACGTCCTTGGTGCCGTCACGCTGGCTGCGGCACAGCGGCCCGAGCGGGGCCCGACCAGGGTTCCGGGAGCCCCACCAGGCTGTCCGCCGCAGGCGATCAGCCGCCACCCAGCACACCCAAATACGGCATGA